A region of Candidatus Latescibacterota bacterium DNA encodes the following proteins:
- a CDS encoding DUF814 domain-containing protein — translation MNGMTAYALGIELGKILPGTPVRSIRRFPGGTVVSLDGDREMHLHIFHFAREAGIAISNDILIPSKYLDEAFAQAAGTRVESVRPLGVERVILFSLSGEGSWGTDIAFTLRIDLSPGGKAFSIFRGEGNRPVMTSGAARSRLPSSPDQLPPEKLYSLLSLPPVIPDNLGTLLEDRSPVPATEETPSKSPGGNPSRVLIDYIAGIDPAVAEMLISSFPGDPDLLWAELGKISGHLDKKQFSWRIFDFPGSPGSDTCHLYPVDLPFEARPGTSSDLLQALDIMTKERMMPDYTAYLRRTVSKPVRQDVRKTRKLLSNLDADLKSASKFEEMRQFGNLLTTYHHLLRRGMDSITVKDYSGESEITISLDPALDPDRNIRSYFKKARKGEKGLLVIRNRRVAIRRNLSEAEKGLERIEKSMTLDNLLALLPAPPGERKDLKNSGDRKPPFRSFRLDEKHTVYVGRNDRENDTLTHRFASPSDLWFHAQGLPGSHVLLAGADNSTPRRLIEIAASVAAYFSKGRNSSTVPVIYTEKRYVRKPRKSRPGTASCQREKTLFVTPVLPDDNKKKRRL, via the coding sequence ATGAACGGAATGACGGCATACGCGCTGGGAATCGAACTGGGAAAAATCCTGCCGGGGACTCCCGTACGTTCCATCCGGAGATTCCCGGGTGGCACGGTAGTCTCGCTGGACGGGGATCGGGAGATGCACCTCCACATATTCCACTTCGCCAGGGAAGCCGGGATCGCCATATCGAATGATATCCTGATCCCCTCTAAATACCTGGATGAAGCCTTCGCGCAGGCAGCGGGAACGCGCGTGGAATCCGTCAGGCCACTCGGAGTGGAAAGGGTGATCCTCTTCTCCCTTTCCGGAGAGGGTAGCTGGGGAACTGATATTGCTTTTACCCTCCGGATCGACCTGTCTCCAGGAGGAAAGGCTTTTTCTATCTTCCGGGGCGAAGGAAACAGGCCCGTGATGACTTCGGGTGCGGCCCGATCAAGATTGCCGTCCTCTCCGGATCAGCTTCCTCCAGAAAAACTATACTCCCTGCTTTCACTGCCGCCGGTGATACCGGATAACCTTGGAACCTTGCTGGAGGATAGGTCCCCTGTGCCGGCAACCGAAGAAACGCCATCGAAAAGTCCGGGCGGCAATCCTTCCAGAGTCCTCATCGACTATATTGCCGGCATCGATCCGGCCGTAGCGGAGATGTTAATATCTTCATTTCCCGGCGACCCGGATTTGCTGTGGGCTGAGCTTGGAAAAATATCGGGGCATCTGGACAAGAAACAGTTCTCTTGGAGAATATTCGATTTTCCCGGGTCGCCAGGCAGCGATACCTGCCATCTTTATCCTGTCGATCTGCCTTTCGAAGCCAGGCCAGGGACATCATCCGATCTTCTGCAGGCTCTCGACATCATGACGAAAGAAAGAATGATGCCGGACTATACTGCCTACCTGCGAAGGACCGTATCAAAACCGGTCAGGCAGGATGTAAGGAAAACCAGAAAACTCCTGTCCAATCTCGATGCCGACCTCAAATCAGCATCGAAGTTCGAGGAAATGAGGCAGTTCGGCAACCTCCTTACCACATACCACCATCTTTTAAGAAGAGGGATGGACAGTATCACGGTGAAAGATTATTCCGGCGAGTCAGAGATCACCATCAGTCTCGATCCCGCTCTCGACCCTGACAGGAACATACGCTCATATTTTAAAAAAGCGAGAAAAGGCGAAAAGGGCCTGTTGGTCATTCGAAACAGGCGAGTAGCCATCAGGCGGAATCTGTCGGAAGCAGAGAAGGGGCTCGAGAGAATCGAAAAATCGATGACACTGGATAATCTTCTTGCCCTGTTGCCGGCACCGCCGGGCGAAAGAAAAGATCTCAAAAACAGCGGGGACAGAAAACCTCCCTTCAGAAGTTTCAGGCTCGACGAGAAACATACGGTGTACGTCGGACGTAATGACCGTGAGAACGATACTCTCACCCACAGGTTCGCCTCACCTTCCGACCTCTGGTTTCACGCGCAGGGACTCCCCGGATCCCATGTCCTCCTTGCCGGTGCCGACAACTCGACTCCCCGAAGACTCATCGAGATCGCTGCCTCGGTCGCCGCTTATTTCAGCAAGGGAAGAAACTCATCTACTGTACCTGTGATCTACACCGAAAAACGATATGTCCGCAAGCCCAGAAAATCGAGGCCGGGAACAGCAAGCTGCCAGAGAGAGAAGACTCTCTTCGTCACCCCTGTTCTGCCTGACGATAATAAGAAAAAAAGGAGGCTCTAA
- a CDS encoding YicC family protein: protein MMVTSMTGFGKGSAKIGDGEVIVEIRTVNHRYMDFSIRTPRLLNGFDNDIEKILRKKLRRGHVYVTVAFDKDFEAGNFAINREFLKSAYGELSSFAKKEGIPGKVDINSLLALPEAFTSRAGSIPVKKMKGAVNRAVGEALDRCAEMRSREALALKADLEKHIAAIVKLTVGIEKKAPGALKKSLARVRERLEQLLGSMGLDESRWGVEAALLADKADFSEELVRLKSHLEQFSGILEKGGEVSKKLTFLLQEIHREATTMGNKATDSVIIRDCISIKGKIEKVREQVQNLE from the coding sequence ATGATGGTGACCAGCATGACTGGTTTTGGAAAAGGTTCTGCGAAGATCGGTGACGGTGAGGTGATAGTCGAGATCCGGACGGTAAATCACCGGTATATGGATTTTTCGATAAGGACACCTAGGCTGCTGAACGGATTCGATAATGATATTGAGAAAATACTCAGGAAGAAACTCAGGCGCGGACATGTCTATGTGACAGTGGCTTTTGACAAGGACTTCGAGGCCGGGAATTTCGCGATCAACAGAGAGTTTCTTAAGAGCGCCTATGGCGAGCTTTCCTCTTTCGCGAAAAAGGAGGGTATCCCGGGGAAGGTGGATATAAATTCGCTGCTGGCTCTTCCCGAGGCGTTCACCAGCAGGGCAGGTTCTATACCGGTCAAGAAAATGAAGGGTGCTGTGAACAGGGCCGTAGGCGAGGCGCTCGATAGATGTGCGGAAATGCGGAGCAGGGAGGCCCTCGCGCTCAAGGCCGATCTCGAAAAACACATCGCTGCAATCGTGAAGCTTACAGTCGGGATCGAGAAGAAAGCGCCAGGTGCGTTGAAGAAGTCCCTTGCGAGAGTCCGCGAGAGGCTCGAGCAGCTTCTCGGGAGTATGGGGCTCGACGAGAGCCGGTGGGGTGTGGAGGCTGCGCTATTGGCCGACAAGGCGGATTTCTCCGAGGAACTGGTCAGGTTGAAAAGTCATCTTGAGCAGTTCTCCGGAATCCTCGAAAAGGGGGGGGAAGTATCGAAGAAGCTCACTTTCCTGCTTCAGGAGATACATCGGGAAGCGACTACGATGGGCAACAAGGCCACAGATAGTGTGATAATAAGGGATTGTATCTCGATAAAGGG